The following is a genomic window from bacterium.
TGCAAATATTAAAACACAAACCCCAGAAGATACTGAAATCTTCGGTTATCTGGTGTGTGAGAAGTAACACCTAACAAGTCGCTGCAGCCGACCTCGCTATCGCTCGGCGGCTGAGCTCTATCGTTAGGCAAGAATGATTGAAAAGAAAATAAAGAAGGTTAATTTTATCAATACAGATGGAAGATGGCAGTATAAATTATATGGAACGAAAAAATAGTTGCATATAATTGATTATTGTGCTATACTTGGAGATAAGGTCTTATAATAAAATAATGTCTAACAACTCATTGTCGTTAGGCAAGTATAAAAAGGAGAATTAGATGCCATCAATCTCAATGTTCTATGGAATCATTATCTATATGTATTTCAAAGATAACAAACAGCATACCAAACCACATATTCATGTTAGGTATCAAAATGATGAAGTAATTATGAGGGTGAAGTTTTAGATGGAAGTATTCCAAATTCTAAAATGAAACTCCTTCAGGCATGGATTGAGTTGCATAAAGATGAGCTTGTAGCAGATTGGGAGCTTGCTGTATCAGGTCAGGAGCCTTATAAAATTGATCCTTTGAGGTAACTTCTATGAATCCAAGAGTCACTGAAGTTATACCAACTAATGATTATAAATTAATATTGGTTTTCACTAATGGAGAAGAGAAAATTTACGATTGTTCAGATTTACTAAATTTTGGTGTATTTAAAGAACTCCAAAATAGGAATTATTTCAACCAAGTAAAAGTTCTACATGGTAGCGTTACTTGGCCTCATGAACAAGATATATGTCCTGATACACTTTATTTAGATTCAATAAAAATAAATGCCTAACCAGTCGCTGCACCTGACTGTGGGGGCTATGCCATAATTAGAGTTTTGTGGTATCTCAAGCTTTTATCTTGTTTACAAAGTTTGGTGGTAATCCACCCCGTAGCAGGTGAGCTCAATCGTTAGCCGAAATTGGAGGGATATTAGTTTATATGAGGAAGTTGCGGTTATATCTTGATTCATCAATATTGGGCTGGTCATTGAATCGCGGTAATCCCACTCGCTTTGCTGAAGCCAACTTGCTTTTACAGCAAATTGCTGGTGGAAGATTTATTGGAGCTTATTCTTGGATTAGTGAGCAAGAGATCGAAGCTGCACCAGAGCATATTGCTAAGAGATTATGGCAAAAGGTTGAGGAAACAAGATTAAAAAGGGTCCCGATTCGTTTAGGGAAACAAGCAGATGAACTTGCACAAACATATTGCGACAAGAAAATTGTACCTTCCGATTTTAAAGCAGATGCTCTTCATATTGCCATTGCAACCCTGTGGAAAGCTGATGTATTAGTAAGCTATAACTTTGAACACATTGTGAGTCTTGAGATTATGGTTGCGGTGAACGAGGTAAACAAAGCAGTTAATCTAAACAAGATTTTCCTCTGTCAGCCCCAGGAGGTGATAATCGGTGGAAATTAAAGGGAAAGTATTCTCTTGTTTAAGCTGTGGAGCCGATACGGGTTGTCCAAATAAACTTATTTGCGATAAGTGCAGAACACTGAAGAAACAAAAGGCACCCTTGGTTCGTGAACAAAAGGTAGTAGGAAAAGGTAGACTTCGGCTAACCAATCGCTGCACCTGACCCAGCCCTTTTACCGGGGCATTGAGGTTTAAGGGTTTATAAACTTACGAATTGTTAAATCGTTGTTAGGTAGTAAATCTGCTAAAAGGGCTGGGCAGGTGAGCTCGGCCGTTAGACGCAAATTTGCCATATGTGTAAGTGTGTAAGAAGAGAGATGATTATGAAGAAAGATATGGCTTTAATTTTATATTATAACAAGCAAAACAAGTATAGTTTTAACGCCCTGGTTGGAGCTCTTGAAACAGAAGAATATTTTGACGATTTAAAGGTTTATTTTATAAACCGAGAAAATGAGCTAACTTTAGAATTAGAAAATATTATCAAGAAACATAAAAAGATAATTATTGGGATTTCTTTTTTTACCACACAATTATGGAATACATTGAGAATAATTAGAAATTTGAGAAAGCAATATAGCCATAAACCTTTATATATTGCAGGTGGGCCTCATCCAAGCGGTGATCCATCAGGAACACTTAGAATGGGATTTGATATAGTTATAAGAGGTGAAGGAGAAGAAACATTAATTGAGCTTCTCCAAAAGATTGACAATGATGAAGATTATACGGATGTAAAAGGAATTGGTTTTATTAATGAAAAGGGAGAATACCACTATACTGGTCGAAGACCTCCGATTAATTTAGACCAATATCCACCATTTGCAGTTAAGCATAATAAGTTTGGCTCTATAGAGATAACAAGAGGGTGTCCCTTTGTTTGCTATTTCTGTCAAACTCCACATATATTTGGTGGCCGCCAAAGACATAGAAGTATAGAAAAGATTTGTGACTATGTTCAAATTATGAGGAGTAAGAATCTCACAGATATTAGATTTATTACTCCAAATGCCTTTTCCTATGGGTCGCCAGATGGTAAAAGACTAAATATATCTAATTTAGAAGAGTTAGTCAACAATATTAAAAAAATTATCAACCCCAATGGTAGAATTTTTATTGGTTCTTTCCCCTCAGAAGTTAGACCTGAACATGTAATTGATGAGACAATAAATTTAATCTTAAAATACGCAGATAATGATAACTTGATAATCGGAGCCCAATCAGGTAGTCAAAGGATTTTAGATTTATGCCATAGAGGGCATACGGTTGAAGATGTCTATAATGCCGTGGAGCTAACGATAAAAGCAGGCCTTAAGGCAAATGTAGATTTTATCTTTGGATTGCCTGGAGAAGTTCAAGAAGATATAAAACTTACTATTAAAGTCATAAACGATTTAGTAAAAATGGGTGCAAGAATACATGCACACACTTTTATCCCATTGCCACAGACACCTTTTGCTAAAAGGTCTGGTGGAGGAGTAAATAAGGAACTTAGAAAAATGATCATTAAAGAATTAGTTCCCAGAGGTGTTATGTATGGTGATTGGAGAGAGCAAGAAAAAATTGCAAAGAGAATTGTAAGATATTTAAAAACTGGTAAATTGGAGGAGTAAAAGGTGAAGATAGTGTTTTGGAGAAAGCTCAAAAGATGGCTTAGAAAAAAAGAAAACATCATTATAGAATTTTTAGGGGTGGTGTTTAGTGCTATAATATTGACTGTAGCGCTGTTTCTATATTCCTTAGGTTTATTGGATATACTTACTTTACTGGGAGTAGTATTTGGACTTTTACTGGCATTTTTGCCAATTTACTCTTATCTGATTAAAAAGAGAGACCAAACAATATTGATTAGTTTCACTTCTAAATATCTGTTGGAAAAAGAAGAATCAAAAATTGATGAATTATTGGGACTCTTAATTGCTGGCAAGTGGGAAAAATTAAGAATAGATCCAATAGATGAATTCTTTAAATGTATAAAAAGGATGTGTTTAAAGAGCGATTCTGAGATGAGAAGAAGAGTTTCTGAGGCTCTTCCTGCATTATTCAAAATAGATTTAGAA
Proteins encoded in this region:
- a CDS encoding DUF2442 domain-containing protein; protein product: MNPRVTEVIPTNDYKLILVFTNGEEKIYDCSDLLNFGVFKELQNRNYFNQVKVLHGSVTWPHEQDICPDTLYLDSIKINA
- a CDS encoding TIGR04013 family B12-binding domain/radical SAM domain-containing protein encodes the protein MKKDMALILYYNKQNKYSFNALVGALETEEYFDDLKVYFINRENELTLELENIIKKHKKIIIGISFFTTQLWNTLRIIRNLRKQYSHKPLYIAGGPHPSGDPSGTLRMGFDIVIRGEGEETLIELLQKIDNDEDYTDVKGIGFINEKGEYHYTGRRPPINLDQYPPFAVKHNKFGSIEITRGCPFVCYFCQTPHIFGGRQRHRSIEKICDYVQIMRSKNLTDIRFITPNAFSYGSPDGKRLNISNLEELVNNIKKIINPNGRIFIGSFPSEVRPEHVIDETINLILKYADNDNLIIGAQSGSQRILDLCHRGHTVEDVYNAVELTIKAGLKANVDFIFGLPGEVQEDIKLTIKVINDLVKMGARIHAHTFIPLPQTPFAKRSGGGVNKELRKMIIKELVPRGVMYGDWREQEKIAKRIVRYLKTGKLEE